A window from Dunckerocampus dactyliophorus isolate RoL2022-P2 chromosome 15, RoL_Ddac_1.1, whole genome shotgun sequence encodes these proteins:
- the atp6v1e1b gene encoding V-type proton ATPase subunit E 1: protein MALSDADVQKQIKHMMAFIEQEANEKAEEIDAKAEEEFNIEKGRLVQTQRLKIMEYYEKKEKQIEQQKKIQMSNLMNQARLKVLKARDDMISDMLNEARQRLANVARDPSKYSTLIDGLILQGLYQLLETKVSIRCRKQDVQLVQASIQRNIPIYKAAVKNTLEVRIDQDNFLPPDISGGIELYNGDGKIKVSNTLESRLDLMAQQMMPDIRVALFGANPNRKFMD from the exons ATGGCGCTCAGTGATGCCGACGTTCAGAAGCAG ATCAAGCACATGATGGCCTTCATTGAGCAGGAAGCCAACGAGAAGGCAGAGGAGATTGACGCCAAG GCAGAGGAGGAGTTCAACATCGAGAAGGGCCGCCTGGTGCAAACGCAGCGTCTGAAGATAATGGAGTACTACGAGAAGAAAGAGAAGCAGATCGAGCAGCAGAAGAAAAT CCAAATGTCCAACCTGATGAACCAGGCGCGTCTGAAGGTTCTGAAGGCCCGTGACGATATGATCTCG GACATGCTGAACGAGGCTCGCCAGCGGCTCGCTAACGTGGCACGAGACCCTTCCAAGTATTCCACTCTCATCGATGGCTTGATTCTGCAG GGTTTGTATCAGCTGCTGGAGACCAAAGTGAGCATTCGATGTCGCAAACAAGACGTGCAGCTGGTGCAG GCATCCATCCAGAGGAATATTCCCATCTACAAAGCGGCGGTAAAGAACACCCTGGAGGTCCGCATCGACCAGGACAACTTCCTGCCTCCCGACAT ctcCGGAGGTATCGAGCTGTACAACGGAGACGGCAAGATCAAAGTGTCCAACACCTTGGAGAGCAGACTGGACCTCATGGCTCAGCAG ATGATGCCTGACATCCGAGTGGCTCTTTTCGGCGCCAACCCAAACCGCAAGTTCATGGACTGA
- the LOC129168390 gene encoding bcl-2-like protein 13, giving the protein MGDVDPEDTKSLDSSDGAVLAGDENHSSNSDMVHLEREEAEMLEEAAGEEKGGRSEEEEEEEEEELQTSVLSVLGGESERQELLVPAEEAHTEKEPAGETMQVVPPMALPPLPIFRLEPPSTSSTPTAAEELPHAAPGLLPPSSTLPPAEPPAEGLELAHEKPLSEEGVHSVKRSAGPTTELPVLLCGGAALVAVVGVMAYGAVAYCRK; this is encoded by the coding sequence ATGGGGGATGTGGACCCCGAGGACACCAAAAGCTTGGACAGCAGCGACGGGGCAGTCCTGGCCGGGGACGAGAACCACTCCTCCAACTCCGACATGGTGCACCTGGAGCGGGAGGAGGCGGAGATGCTGGAGGAGGCAGCCGGAGAGGAGAAGGGAGGGAGgtcagaggaggaagaggaggaggaggaggaggagcttcaGACGAGTGTGTTGAGCGTCTTGGGTGGGGAGTCGGAACGCCAGGAGCTCCTGGTGCCAGCAGAGGAAGCTCACACGGAGAAGGAACCAGCAGGGGAGACCATGCAGGTGGTCCCCCCCATGGCACTGCCGCCCCTGCCCATCTTCCGGCTTGAACCCCCCTCCACCAGCTCCACTCCGACAGCAGCCGAGGAGCTTCCTCACGCCGCGCCGGGGCTCCTTCCTCCTTCGTCCACCCTTCCACCGGCAGAGCCTCCTGCTGAGGGGCTGGAACTCGCCCATGAGAAGCCCCTCTCGGAGGAAGGGGTGCATTCTGTGAAAAGGTCTGCTGGACCAACCACTGAGCTCCCAGTGCTGCTGTGTGGGGGCGCCGCTTTGGTGGCAGTGGTCGGAGTCATGGCCTACGGTGCCGTAGCCTACTGCAGGAAGTAG